A DNA window from Enterobacter asburiae contains the following coding sequences:
- the modB gene encoding molybdate ABC transporter permease subunit, producing MILTDPEWQAVLLSLKVSSLAVALSLPFGIFFAWLLVRCQFPGKTLLDSVLHLPLVLPPVVVGYLLLISMGRRGFIGEKLYDWFGLTFAFSWRGAVLAAAVMSFPLMVRAIRLALEGVDMKLEQAARTLGAGRWRVFFTITLPLTLPGIIVGTVLAFARSLGEFGATITFVSNIPGETRTIPSAMYTLIQTPGGEGAAARLCIISIVLALVSLMVSEWLARLSRERMGK from the coding sequence ATGATATTGACCGATCCTGAATGGCAGGCTGTTCTGCTGAGCCTAAAAGTCTCTTCCCTGGCGGTTGCGCTGAGCTTGCCCTTTGGGATCTTCTTTGCCTGGCTACTGGTTCGCTGTCAGTTTCCCGGCAAAACGCTGCTCGACAGCGTGCTGCATCTTCCGCTCGTTTTGCCGCCCGTGGTGGTCGGTTACCTGCTGCTGATTTCGATGGGGCGACGCGGTTTTATCGGCGAGAAGCTCTACGACTGGTTTGGGCTGACGTTTGCGTTTAGCTGGCGCGGTGCGGTACTGGCGGCGGCGGTGATGTCATTCCCGCTGATGGTGAGGGCGATCCGCCTCGCGCTGGAAGGCGTGGACATGAAGCTCGAACAGGCGGCCCGCACGCTGGGCGCAGGGCGCTGGCGCGTCTTTTTCACCATCACGCTTCCGCTCACGCTGCCGGGCATTATTGTCGGGACGGTGCTGGCCTTCGCCCGCTCGCTGGGCGAGTTTGGCGCGACGATCACGTTTGTGTCGAACATCCCCGGCGAGACGCGAACTATTCCGTCGGCAATGTATACCCTGATTCAAACGCCGGGCGGTGAAGGCGCGGCGGCGCGGCTGTGTATTATTTCAATTGTGCTGGCGCTGGTATCGCTGATGGTGTCTGAATGGCTGGCGCGGCTCAGCCGCGAGCGGATGGGGAAATAA